A DNA window from Mastomys coucha isolate ucsf_1 unplaced genomic scaffold, UCSF_Mcou_1 pScaffold21, whole genome shotgun sequence contains the following coding sequences:
- the Aamdc gene encoding mth938 domain-containing protein isoform X2: protein MASPKIASLSWGQMKVQGSTLTYKDCKVWPGGSRAWDWRETGTEHSPGVQPADVKEVAEKGVQTLVIGRGMSEALKVPPSTVEYLEKQGIDVRVLQTEQAVKEYNALVAQGVRVGGVFHSTC from the exons ATGGCTTCCCCTAaaattgcttctctctcttggggACAAATGAAAGTGCAAGGCTCTACCTTAACCTATAAGGATTGCAAAGTATGGCCAGGAGGCAGTCGggcttgggactggagagaaacAGGAACTGAG CATTCTCCTGGAGTGCAGCCAGCAGATGTAAAGGAAGTTGCAGAGAAGGGTGTACAGACTCTTGTGATTGGCAGAGGAATGAGTGAGGCCTTGAAG gtGCCTCCTTCGACTGTGGAGTACCTCGAGAAACAAGGCATTGATGTGCGGGTCCTCCAGACAGAGCAGGCAGTGAAGGAGTATAATGCCTTGGTTGCCCAGGGGGTAAGGGTGGGAGGTGTCTTCCATTCCACCTGCTGA
- the Aamdc gene encoding mth938 domain-containing protein isoform X4 gives MASPKIASLSWGQMKVQGSTLTYKDCKVWPGGSRAWDWRETGTEVPPSTVEYLEKQGIDVRVLQTEQAVKEYNALVAQGVRVGGVFHSTC, from the exons ATGGCTTCCCCTAaaattgcttctctctcttggggACAAATGAAAGTGCAAGGCTCTACCTTAACCTATAAGGATTGCAAAGTATGGCCAGGAGGCAGTCGggcttgggactggagagaaacAGGAACTGAG gtGCCTCCTTCGACTGTGGAGTACCTCGAGAAACAAGGCATTGATGTGCGGGTCCTCCAGACAGAGCAGGCAGTGAAGGAGTATAATGCCTTGGTTGCCCAGGGGGTAAGGGTGGGAGGTGTCTTCCATTCCACCTGCTGA